The following are encoded together in the Neofelis nebulosa isolate mNeoNeb1 chromosome 9, mNeoNeb1.pri, whole genome shotgun sequence genome:
- the LOC131485535 gene encoding signal-regulatory protein beta-1-like isoform X4, with translation MHPSPTACYQKHPDSGGFNLSQGQVCVADEMELQVIQPEKSVSVAAGETATLRCTLTSLLPIGKVEWFRGTGPGRELIFSAVGYRHSPRVTTVTDITKRSNLDFSIRISNITPADTGTYYCVKFRKRAPDVEFRSGPGTQVIVSAKPSPPVVSGPTARATPEQTVSFTCESHGFSPRNVTLKWFKNGNELAASQTTVDPEGDSASYSIISTARLLLAPGDVRSQVICEVAHVTLQGGPPLRGAANLSETLRVPPTLEVAQQPVTGDQVKVICQVKKFYPQRLQLTWLENGHVSPTEMASMASNLIENKDGTFNWTSWLLVNLSAHREDVVFTCQVQHDRQPEVTKTYTLVVSAHQKDQEAHTTHDRELSTPLLVALYLGPKLLLLLVTVSVIYVHRM, from the exons GTGTGGCAGATGAGATGGAGCTGCAGGTGATCCAGCCCGAGAAGTCGGTGTCTGTGGCCGCCGGAGAGACGGCCACTCTGCGCTGCACCCTGACCTCCCTGCTCCCCATTGGGAAGGTCGAGTGGTTCAGGGGCACAGGGCCAGGCCGGGAGTTAATCTTCAGTGCTGTCGGATACCGCCACTCCCCCCGAGTAACAACTGTTACAGACATCACAAAGCGAAGCAACCTGGACTTTTCCATCCGCATAAGTAACATCACCCCAGCAGACACGGGAACCTACTACTGTGTGAAGTTCAGGAAACGGGCTCCGGATGTGGAGTTTAGGTCTGGACCAGGCACCCAGGTCATCGTGAGCG CCAAACCCTCTCCCCCCGTGGTGTCGGGCCCCACGGCCAGGGCCACACCTGAGCAGACTGTGAGCTTCACCTGCGAGTCCCACGGCTTCTCCCCCAGAAACGTCACCCTGAAATGGTTCAAAAACGGGAATGAGCTGGCAGCCTCCCAGACCACCGTGGACCCAGAGGGAGACAGCGCTTCCTACAGCATCATCAGCACAGCCAGGCTGCTGCTGGCCCCGGGGGACGTTCGCTCCCAGGTCATCTGCGAGGTGGCCCACGTGACCCTGCAGGGGGGCCCTCCTCTTCGTGGGGCTGCCAACTTGTCCGAGACCCTCCGAG TTCCACCCACCTTGGAGGTTGCCCAGCAACCCGTGACAGGGGACCAGGTGAAGGTCATTTGCCAAGTGAAGAAGTTCTACCCCCAGCGCCTCCAGCTGACCTGGCTGGAGAACGGACATGTGTCCCCAACAGAAATGGCCTCAATGGCCTCGAACCTCATAGAGAACAAGGATGGGACCTTTAACTGGACCAGCTGGCTCCTGGTGAATTTATCCGCCCACAGGGAAGATGTGGTTTTCACCTGCCAGGTGCAGCATGACAGGCAGCCCGAGGTCACCAAAACCTATACCCTTGTGGTCTCTGCCCACCAGAAGGACCAGGAAGCCCATACGACCCACG ATCGAGAACTGTCCACTCCACTCCTGGTGGCTCTCTACCTGGGTCCCAAGCTGTTACTGCTGCTTGTCACTGTCTCAGTCATCTATGTCCACAGGATGTAA
- the LOC131485535 gene encoding signal-regulatory protein beta-1-like isoform X5 yields the protein MPDPASRPHSPPYLLLALLLGVIGVADEMELQVIQPEKSVSVAAGETATLRCTLTSLLPIGKVEWFRGTGPGRELIFSAVGYRHSPRVTTVTDITKRSNLDFSIRISNITPADTGTYYCVKFRKRAPDVEFRSGPGTQVIVSAKPSPPVVSGPTARATPEQTVSFTCESHGFSPRNVTLKWFKNGNELAASQTTVDPEGDSASYSIISTARLLLAPGDVRSQVICEVAHVTLQGGPPLRGAANLSETLRVPPTLEVAQQPVTGDQVKVICQVKKFYPQRLQLTWLENGHVSPTEMASMASNLIENKDGTFNWTSWLLVNLSAHREDVVFTCQVQHDRQPEVTKTYTLVVSAHQKDQEAHTTHDRELSTPLLVALYLGPKLLLLLVTVSVIYVHRM from the exons GTGTGGCAGATGAGATGGAGCTGCAGGTGATCCAGCCCGAGAAGTCGGTGTCTGTGGCCGCCGGAGAGACGGCCACTCTGCGCTGCACCCTGACCTCCCTGCTCCCCATTGGGAAGGTCGAGTGGTTCAGGGGCACAGGGCCAGGCCGGGAGTTAATCTTCAGTGCTGTCGGATACCGCCACTCCCCCCGAGTAACAACTGTTACAGACATCACAAAGCGAAGCAACCTGGACTTTTCCATCCGCATAAGTAACATCACCCCAGCAGACACGGGAACCTACTACTGTGTGAAGTTCAGGAAACGGGCTCCGGATGTGGAGTTTAGGTCTGGACCAGGCACCCAGGTCATCGTGAGCG CCAAACCCTCTCCCCCCGTGGTGTCGGGCCCCACGGCCAGGGCCACACCTGAGCAGACTGTGAGCTTCACCTGCGAGTCCCACGGCTTCTCCCCCAGAAACGTCACCCTGAAATGGTTCAAAAACGGGAATGAGCTGGCAGCCTCCCAGACCACCGTGGACCCAGAGGGAGACAGCGCTTCCTACAGCATCATCAGCACAGCCAGGCTGCTGCTGGCCCCGGGGGACGTTCGCTCCCAGGTCATCTGCGAGGTGGCCCACGTGACCCTGCAGGGGGGCCCTCCTCTTCGTGGGGCTGCCAACTTGTCCGAGACCCTCCGAG TTCCACCCACCTTGGAGGTTGCCCAGCAACCCGTGACAGGGGACCAGGTGAAGGTCATTTGCCAAGTGAAGAAGTTCTACCCCCAGCGCCTCCAGCTGACCTGGCTGGAGAACGGACATGTGTCCCCAACAGAAATGGCCTCAATGGCCTCGAACCTCATAGAGAACAAGGATGGGACCTTTAACTGGACCAGCTGGCTCCTGGTGAATTTATCCGCCCACAGGGAAGATGTGGTTTTCACCTGCCAGGTGCAGCATGACAGGCAGCCCGAGGTCACCAAAACCTATACCCTTGTGGTCTCTGCCCACCAGAAGGACCAGGAAGCCCATACGACCCACG ATCGAGAACTGTCCACTCCACTCCTGGTGGCTCTCTACCTGGGTCCCAAGCTGTTACTGCTGCTTGTCACTGTCTCAGTCATCTATGTCCACAGGATGTAA